The genomic window actacaggcaatatccatttaggagcgaacgacgacaagtgaccaacatgggtatttagtctatatttgtgttatttcatttgtcaatttgaattagttttattagTAGAAGTGGTATAAGTTATTTGCTATGAtattatattggcagggtatgaaataaataaagattattttcacgagatgttggcaattttacgatCCCAAAACAGCgaaggggcggactacctttgtaacatacgtttcgaacagagggcacaagcatacgacggcggcctacgatatggccatatgacgttgaacctggcagaatgcataaattatgttcttaaaggaacgcgccatctaccgataacatcggttgtgcgagagaaatattttcattttgcggcgctatttccaaagcgagcagcaagttatgcaagccagatgcagggaggccatgtatggtgcagtaaggtagttcaagaaattaacaaggccaaggcaAGGGCAAACACCATGctcacagtgtgtcacgatcgagacaatttatggtttcgcgtgacagagtttgacagaccgcactaaggtgttgttggcgggcaatatcgtgtacacttgcaaaATAAAACTTgtgactgtgggatgtttgatgcacttcggtatccatgcgctcatgttattgcagcttgtcagaaactctgtctggatccgatgagttatgtggacgaagtgtacaaattagaaaacatgtagaACGTATGGAGACACATTTTCCCACCGGTCCCGGATGAACGTAAGTGGTTGtccgtatctcttgctccttttaagctgttactgGATAAAGAATTACGTCGCAAACCACAGGGTCGACCTTACTCGACTAGAAAaagtaacaatatggatatccaagaaacagccagtcaaacgaagttgtgcggatggtgtaggaatccaggccatacaagtcgatcatgccctaatcgcaatagttgaatgtaattgtaaaaaaattaagtttgtgaaattattaattgataaattgtattacgtcaaaaaattgtattaatggttagtaaaattatcaaattatatacaattattaattgttagtaccagtcaaaacatttttccaaatctaacattatgtgaatgtaaaattattaagtcaaaaaattatattaatggttagtaaaattatcaaattatgtaaaattattatttgttagtaccagtcaaaacatttttccaaatctaacattacgttaaggttagggtttttaaagttaagggtttagggtttttaattaaattaggctagggtttttaattaaattaggttagggtttttaattaaattaggctagggtttttaattaaattaggttagggtttttaattaaattaggttaaggtttttaattaaattaggctagggtttttaattaaattaggttagggtttttaagttaaaggtttagggtttttaattgaattaggttagggttagggtttttaattaagggtttagggttttaattaaattaggttaaggttagggtttttaattaagggtttagggtttttaattaaattaagaacggcgacggtgtttgaaacccatacgttggtggggattggtaaaaatgAGAGCTCCTTGACGACCCCCCTTACGATCTCTCTTGCGCCTTTGGAAATGGAGCTGAACTGGGCATTTGtatccaacctgccataggactcggaaaaggatacatataagggttagggtacatataagggctaggaaacacaCCTGGTATCATCTGAAAAGgcggttgcgtgggtatcatcggttgaactgctgcgtcggtgctctcgttgggcctGGTTATTGAATGACCGCTGATGATGAGCCGagtgaatgtctgggcctcgttgaggggctgccttcATCTTGTCatcttggatttagaggcccgtGCCTTACCCTTTCAACACGTATTCGTCGCTGCCTCTCCTCTAGTGTCAGTAAATTcagcttgccatggatcctaaaccatggcatgtattctggaacgcacataactctggaacgatgattggttcctgagtaggtagatattcatacTGATCTTCCCATATTTTTGTGTACTCAGACCAgtatctcggccaatccgtattcaattaCCGAAGGTCGACTTTGTGTTAATTGTCAAACACCTCAGGATCTACcagaatcggttgtctacatccaaactgtcgtagcactgTGTCTGTCTGGTGCGGCTCCACGGTTGCATAGTTGACCAACACGACTTTCACATTCTAAGCTtgtggattttgtaaaaactcttcagggattactgcccgaattgctgGATCcttgtatggtgtccattgaaactatatgaacatgatagaaatattagttatatacatacataatactaaatactaaatatcaatcaaatagcgaatgtatggaaatatctatttgcaataataattacttctgcttccgaccgttggtccaatagaagccgtatatcttcaagaggggacggtaatcgagcataacttgtcggatggttccacctaattaaataaatttttagcatacttttatttttaaaaatctacataataattgtaaaatgtaatataataaaatttacctcgttatgagtgggaatgtatatgagtggttcactcgaggacgtagaaatagAAACCGAAACCGTGCCTATGActgcagtagtgataggcaacctccgaAATTTGCTCTCCTCGATCGCGTCGCCTGCACATCTCCcaatataatgttgccaagacggcagactCCCAACTAAACTCAccgctgctctaaaatcaacgagttttagcagccatcttggatgtacgcggctccgtgacatgtcgggcatcagataacctccaattaattgaagaatgtatgcccgagcatatcggattctttcaatttcggttgaatcttcattcggatcagggaatgtgtcacgtaaccagcccatcttgaCCTTACCTCCCTTCATTTTttccggaatagcgcccaaaagctcgtagcacaccgcctcccaattgctagattggacagacccggtgactgggtgccCGTCCACCGACAATCCCAACTGCAGACtaacatcttctagagtgataatgcactctccacatggaagatggaatgtgtgcgtctcgggtctccacctctcgatcaacacactgatcagtttcgggtccaacttgcatccccggcccaccgtcgccacgtgccaaaaacccacttcccgcaggtagttctctaccaacggtgatagaggagcatgcatattctggatattgcattccaatacccgatcttcagacttttataacaaataataaattaataattatctaaaaatgcataaataaaaaattcttaaataatatttaaaaattaaatttaacacttaccattgtcatttgttccaccgatatgtgatgcctatcaagacgagtcaatgatccggccattgatgaaatcagacaaatttttacgatttataaaaatataaaaaaaattaaaattattttaaaaaaggaaattgagaagaaattgaaattaaatatggatttgagagaatttttgaaggaaattgagaggaaattgaaattaaatatagatttgagagaattttggaaggaaattgagagaattttggaaggaaattgagaggaattgAGAGGAAATATGATagaggatttgtttgtgaaaaataaaaagggagtgggggtatttatagttttttttaccgttggggggggcaacagtcaaatttttgaccgttgggtACTGTTCACGCACGGAGGACatcgcatccacgtcagcaaCTCGTGCTGACGTGGCAGCAAATCGCGCCCttaacgtggacgcgatttcctggaaAAGGACCAttctggtaaataataaaataattggcccatttcggtaattttggaaaaacaagggtttttattggtaaattgcccCCACGGAGCTCTGCTAGAGATGCTCTCCAAACCTTACAATTCAGTAGCATTATAGGATTAGACTAGTAATGCCCTTTAAGAAAATTAAGGAGAAAAAAGAAGTTCTAAAACCTCAAAAGAGAAAAGCTCTAATCAAGACAAAATCTTGTTCAAGGTAGTGGGACTTTGCTTCTCCTCATCCTTAACCCTGCAAATATATTTGAAGAAAATACAATTTCAAGTTGAATATAGTCCAAAGATTATTAAAGAGTATGCGAGGCTTGCCTTGGTGGCAACAAGGGGCCGGACACTAGTTCCAGTATAGACATTTTCCTCGTCTTCAATAACACCAACCAaggatttaaatagcggtccgttaccataatagcggccgttatatagcggtagcggCGCCGTCCGAAACCGCAATTGCTGAAAATAGCGGTGTGAAACGGAGTCACACCGATAGCGGTGGATCGCGGCCGCAATTTAACAGGTAACGGCCAATTGCGGCAATAACAGGACACTATTCCCGTTATTTTCCGTTAacagcaaattaaaaaaaatcatctccTCTAAACAAAAATCAATAGAAACACTGAAACACAGTTCaatcaaaaaaaggaaaaagaacaaagaacaaagaaGATAACgggaaacagaaaaaaaaagaggaggtATACCTGGAAATGGAGGTACCTGAGGGCATGAGTACGCTGAAGAACAAAGAAGATACGATTGGCTGTGTGAACCAGACTAGAAAGCACCAGGAGAGGAAGAACGGAAGGAAGAAAGCttcaaaacaataagaaaatggaaaggttcggaaggaaaaattttgaaaaaggaaattgtCAAACTGAAAATGAAATGATGGGAAGAAGAGAGGGCAGATTTCAGCAATTTCTGATTGGACAAGGAATCGGTGCAATAAATGTTGATTCTAGAAGTTACTTTAAAAATATCTACATTTTTTTATCTTTGGCCATCTGCTTTGGGCCATTTTCTTAAGATTATAAGTGTGCAGTTTTTGTAATTTTGTTCTATTAATAAAAGCCCAATCTGAtgttattcaaaaaaaaaaaggaaaaagaagtcTAAATAAACAGCAGAAAGCAATCAAAGTCCAAATATTCAAAactctaaaaatcattaaaaatgactttttataattataattataattactatgttttataataagttgtgcgaattttaaaaaaatttacgacCGCGATACCCGTAGTGACCGCAATAGCGTCCGTTATGTCTGCGACCGCGACAAACGCGACGCGACCGAAAATgcgaccgcgaccgcaatttaaatccctgacAACAACAGTTCCAGTAATCTTTGGTTTAAAGCAATCTTGCTCCAGTTTTTGCTATGTATCTATCCTGATTAAAAGCTATCTTGCTCTACTTTGCCTTGTATCTATCCTGATTAAAAGCAATCTTGCTCCAGTTTTTGCTATGTATCTATCCCGATTAAAAGCTATCTTGCTCCAGTTTGCCTTGTGTCTATCCTGATTAAAAGCCATCTTGCTCCAGTTTTTGCCTTGTGTCTATCCTGATTAAAAGTTATCTTGCTCCCGTTTTTGCCATGTATCTATCCTCTCGATTTATAATTAATGTAACTACTTAACCGGCGCTATTATCCTGCTGCTTATTTGCTCTGCGATATCTGAGGTTGCTTTGAGTTTTGGTTTGCTTTATTCCACTTTCCAAAAAAGTGAACTTTcctttttcatgtttattttaattttgaaaacataaattaattattatttgcacttgaatttttaagtttatttgtgATTTTCCACTCGTGCCATGTCTAACGTAATGTGATGATATTATATTTCTAATAActtttttattatatcaaaacaaTTAACGAGTTTATTATTAATTAGATTGAACGTCACTCTCAATCGTTCAAAGCATGAATCAtcaatctaaaaaaaatttaaatttcaataaaaatatttatttaataaatagtCATTCTATGGAACAAGTTTTTAAGactactttaattaattatttatttatgttaaatgaattatttctttacataaaaaaaCTATTTCTCCTCAAAGTTAGCAACATGTTTGGGTCTTAAAATTAAGTTGTTCTTACAAACAAtcttaaaagtagactcaatttGCAACAAACAAACATATAAGTACGAACTTTGACTAAGCATGAATCAATGTGAtactgttttaataaatcaaattttcatacaagaCAGGAGAGCCAACACTACATCGGACCGTTCATGCATTTTAATtatatcataataaaatttaacatagATTTCGTtgattttattttctagaaaaaatCTTGAcgtatataaaatttaaagtacaaAATTAACACCAACCCACTTGTTATAACAtttcaattatcaatattttgaaaaaataaattagatCATTATTATAAATAGGaatatcatatatttataaaaaagatgtgggttaaaatgaaaaagaaatgtaagaGAATTTAGGTGTTTAAGTTGGTAGCAGATATTAAGTTGCAACAAATGAATCCCTTCCACCATCTTAATACAATTATAGCATGAACTTCAGGATATCATTACATGTCATACTTTGACATGCAATCCATCAAATCCCTCCTGTTCTGGATACACATTGGGCGATCCactcgaaaaataaaaaaagttttgagtaaaaatataattttagaaaataagttTAGACACAAAAATAAGACTTGTTTTCGTCAAACCCTAGTTAAGGTTTTTTTGATCTGcccgaatatgcaaaaaaaagaagatgtttttttcttgttttttactattttcttattattatttggatattgtataactttttaattttgttactattttaaatgcatttgcttgttaaattgcacctatcttagtgctatttaagtatacatatatatttattttcaattgattggaaaacatttattttaatatttttagtatctttggtgtattatattttttaaaaaattatataataaataatataaaaaaattaatacgggcgggtTGGACCGAGCccgaattttaacatttttattcgagTTGGGCCCAGACAAAATCTTAGACCCATTTTTCGGGCCAGACCCAAACCTAACAAATAAGcctaaaattttggttgggcctGACCCTGCCCAGCCCATGAACACCATCATGTTTGTGCCAAATAACAAGTTCAAAAAGTCTGAGGTTGTAAACTATTCGCACTTCCGGAGAAAAAGAGATGTTCATTTATAATTGGATCAGCTTAGTTTGATACGTAAGCATCCGAAACTGATTAAGTATCCATGTTCTTACATCATTTAAAGATTACTTATTTATGCCAACCTTGTTTCAGGCATTCAATTATGCAACAGTTGACTTGGGATGAGCTTTGTATAGAGGGCAAATGCTACACAAGCAAAGACAGGTCCAGCCCAAAAAACCTAGTGTCCGTTCCAAAGGTGGCCACCTCTAATTAAAGCCGGACCCAAACATCTTGCAGGGTTCATCCCAACCCCTGCATAGCCCTTGGTGGAAGTTACAGTAGTTGAGATAAATACGATAAGGCCCACCACAACACCAATGATAGAGCAAACCACCACTCGACCCAAGTGCTTGGCTTGACGTTTATCAAAAGCAATCCATATGGAAGCAAAAAGAAATACGAAGGTGCAAATAATCTCCAGCCATAGGGCCTGCCTCGTCTTGAGTCCGATCACAAGTGGCCCATTTGCACTTGGCACAACAATAGTGAGGGTGCACCCACCAAGAGAAAATGTTTGCTCAATTTTGGTGTTCACCACAGACTGTAATGCAAGTGCCCCTAGTACGCCCCCAACACATTGAGCCAATATATAAATGGCGGCACGTGAAAGGGAGATAACTCCGGTGAGTGACGCGGCAAGGCTGATAACAGGATTGATGTGGCCACCGGAAATGGGAAACGTGGCTAGGAGGAGAACCGTGATAGTGACAGTAATAAGAAATGACATTATAAGGTGGGGCATTTTTGTTTGTGTCTCGTAGGAGGAGATGACTATGGTGTCCATTGCGAAGACCAACACTGCTGTCCCAAGGAGCTCTGCCAGAGATGCTCTCCAAACCTGACAATTCAGTAGCATTATAGGATTGGACTAGTAATGCCCTTTAAGAAAATTaaggagaaaaaggaaaaagtccAGAAACCTCCAAAGAGAAAAGCTCTTCAAGACATAAAATCTTATTCAAGGTAGTGGGACTTTGCTTCTTCTCATCCTCAACCCTGCAAATTTATTTGAAGAAAAGACAATTTCAAGTTCAATATAGTCCAAAGATTATTAAAGAATATGTGAGGCTTGCCTTGGCGTGGCAACAAAGGGCCGGACTCTAGTTCCAGTATAGGCATTTTCCTCGTCTTCAATAACACCAATAGGTCCAGTTCCAGCCATCTTTGGTTCAAAGCTATCTTGCTCCAGTTTTTCCTTGTATCTATTCTCTCTATATATAAtcaatgatacgagtcacaaaggcccaacccaagcttaagaaggtgatgggctcaaatcaagaaaatcaagattcactttcttgttttcaagaaaatcaagaaatcgaatcttggcccaattttgctgttcggagcgatttcaagaatcaagaaaatcaagatttcaaatcttggaaatcttggt from Gossypium hirsutum isolate 1008001.06 chromosome D12, Gossypium_hirsutum_v2.1, whole genome shotgun sequence includes these protein-coding regions:
- the LOC107947405 gene encoding aquaporin AQPAn.G codes for the protein MAGTGPIGVIEDEENAYTGTRVRPFVATPRVEDEKKQSPTTLNKILCLEELFSLEVWRASLAELLGTAVLVFAMDTIVISSYETQTKMPHLIMSFLITVTITVLLLATFPISGGHINPVISLAASLTGVISLSRAAIYILAQCVGGVLGALALQSVVNTKIEQTFSLGGCTLTIVVPSANGPLVIGLKTRQALWLEIICTFVFLFASIWIAFDKRQAKHLGRVVVCSIIGVVVGLIVFISTTVTSTKGYAGVGMNPARCLGPALIRGGHLWNGH